One Bradyrhizobium zhanjiangense DNA segment encodes these proteins:
- a CDS encoding lipopolysaccharide biosynthesis protein produces the protein MDNLKGMIIRGGVVRLGGQAANFALRLGVMAALARLLDPQDFGLVAMTTVVTGILQLFTTAGLSSATVQRDIVTNEQMSTLFWVNLGLGLVLALLCAATAPALVEFYHEPRLFWLTVVAGLGFFLSAVAVQHSALLQRQLRYTTLTVIEVLSQVASFGAGVAMAVGGLGYWAILGMTLISTVVYTVCVWAATGWIPGPPRRTVGVRGMLSFGGVVTLNSLVVYVAYNFEKLLLGRYWGADALGIYERGYRLVNLPTAELNAAIGGVAFSGLSRIQNDLPRMKSYFLKGYTIVLSMTLPITVFCAVFVDDIVEVVLGPKWRDTVIVFRLLTPTILVFGIINPLAWLLYSAGLQVRSLKIALVIAPLVISAYLIGLPYGPTGVAFAYSAAMVLWLVPHVLWCLHGTLISPRDLLFTAGRPLIAGVAAAAVALVVQLCLGGSESHLLRLLLGGCIIAAIYLWVLLFLMGQKTVYIDLLRELQGALSMRTHEKRAG, from the coding sequence ATGGACAATCTCAAGGGGATGATAATTCGCGGCGGCGTGGTCCGGCTTGGCGGCCAGGCGGCCAATTTCGCTCTTCGACTTGGTGTCATGGCCGCGCTCGCGCGCTTGCTTGATCCGCAGGATTTCGGATTGGTTGCGATGACAACCGTCGTCACCGGGATTCTTCAACTCTTCACGACGGCAGGATTGTCCTCGGCCACGGTCCAGCGAGACATAGTCACCAACGAGCAGATGTCGACGTTATTCTGGGTCAATCTGGGGCTCGGATTGGTGCTTGCGCTCCTCTGCGCGGCAACCGCACCTGCTCTCGTGGAATTCTACCATGAGCCTCGCCTGTTCTGGCTGACTGTCGTTGCAGGCTTGGGATTTTTTCTGAGTGCCGTAGCGGTGCAGCATTCAGCACTGCTTCAGCGTCAACTGCGGTACACAACGTTGACAGTCATTGAAGTGCTCTCACAGGTGGCGAGCTTTGGTGCCGGAGTCGCTATGGCCGTTGGCGGCTTGGGATATTGGGCCATTCTAGGAATGACACTGATTTCGACCGTGGTCTACACCGTGTGCGTATGGGCGGCCACGGGGTGGATTCCCGGCCCACCGCGCCGGACTGTCGGAGTCCGTGGCATGTTGAGCTTTGGCGGGGTAGTTACCCTGAATTCTCTTGTGGTGTACGTTGCCTACAACTTCGAGAAGTTGCTCCTAGGCCGATACTGGGGAGCCGATGCTCTTGGGATCTATGAACGGGGATATCGGTTGGTCAACCTGCCGACGGCAGAGCTTAACGCAGCGATTGGAGGCGTTGCATTTTCGGGATTGTCGCGGATTCAGAACGATTTACCGCGAATGAAGAGCTACTTCCTGAAGGGTTATACGATCGTCCTGTCGATGACGCTACCCATCACGGTCTTCTGCGCGGTGTTCGTGGATGACATCGTCGAGGTCGTACTAGGGCCGAAGTGGAGAGATACCGTCATCGTCTTCCGCCTGTTGACGCCGACGATTTTGGTATTCGGCATCATCAATCCCCTTGCTTGGTTGCTGTATTCGGCGGGCCTACAAGTACGAAGTCTGAAGATTGCCTTAGTGATCGCCCCGCTGGTCATTTCGGCTTACCTCATAGGATTGCCCTACGGTCCGACGGGGGTCGCGTTCGCCTATTCCGCCGCGATGGTATTGTGGCTCGTCCCACACGTTCTCTGGTGCTTGCACGGAACGTTGATTTCTCCGCGGGATCTACTTTTCACAGCAGGCCGGCCGTTGATCGCAGGTGTAGCGGCGGCAGCAGTAGCTCTTGTTGTTCAACTCTGCCTTGGTGGTTCAGAGTCGCATCTACTGAGGCTCCTTCTTGGAGGCTGCATCATCGCCGCAATCTATCTCTGGGTGCTGCTGTTTCTTATGGGGCAGAAGACAGTCTATATCGATCTGTTGAGGGAACTGCAGGGCGCACTTTCCATGAGAACTCATGAAAAACGAGCGGGCTAG
- a CDS encoding glycosyltransferase family 2 protein: protein MTQVFEFAMRASSEIGNSARPVSLQRPAVEGAMAAPDAASRRTDPLVTIAIPTFNRAAWLQDCVRLALSQSYPRFEVLVSDNASTDETALVLSQFKDERLRFVRQPKNIGATPNWNACVEQARGDYIVFVPDDDRIAPWLLERCISLIRREPEVPIVMALGEARIVASGRILPPQASRNLRTGIWDGVDVLDEYLQRRIMVQGCTTIIRTERLRAWGGFPAGWPFASDLARHLPLLLEGKAGFINESCGSYSLHDATQTSRLALESHLEDIKKLVDLITITAEHRIGNERRRHQLQLRARHFLARETIGIITSYRKRGARFRELLPVLRQWGRHLVALRAQDTFAATTLICWLLLPAPIIGGLRRLKRKLTLKA from the coding sequence ATGACACAGGTTTTCGAGTTCGCCATGCGAGCTTCAAGCGAGATCGGGAATTCAGCACGTCCTGTCAGTCTGCAGCGGCCAGCAGTTGAAGGCGCCATGGCGGCACCAGATGCCGCCTCACGCCGGACCGACCCTCTGGTGACCATTGCCATTCCTACGTTCAATCGAGCTGCGTGGTTGCAGGACTGTGTTCGCTTGGCGCTGAGCCAATCGTATCCACGTTTCGAAGTGCTCGTGTCGGACAACGCGTCGACCGATGAAACTGCTCTGGTTCTGAGCCAGTTCAAGGACGAAAGACTACGCTTCGTTCGCCAGCCGAAGAACATAGGCGCGACCCCGAACTGGAATGCTTGCGTGGAACAGGCAAGGGGAGACTACATCGTATTTGTTCCAGACGACGACAGAATAGCGCCATGGCTGTTGGAGCGATGCATTTCGCTGATCCGAAGAGAGCCCGAAGTGCCGATCGTGATGGCATTGGGTGAGGCCCGGATTGTCGCGTCGGGGCGCATCTTGCCACCACAGGCTAGTCGAAATCTGAGAACTGGAATCTGGGACGGCGTGGATGTCCTCGATGAGTATCTGCAACGTCGCATCATGGTGCAGGGTTGCACCACGATAATTCGTACCGAGAGACTTCGGGCCTGGGGAGGCTTCCCGGCAGGATGGCCGTTCGCGAGTGATCTTGCAAGGCATCTCCCCCTACTGTTGGAAGGCAAGGCAGGCTTTATCAATGAAAGCTGTGGCTCCTATTCCCTTCACGACGCCACGCAGACATCTCGTCTCGCGCTCGAGAGCCACCTGGAGGATATCAAGAAACTGGTTGATCTCATAACGATCACTGCCGAGCACAGAATCGGGAATGAACGAAGGCGCCATCAATTGCAATTGCGAGCCAGACATTTCCTGGCCCGCGAGACCATCGGGATCATTACCTCATATCGCAAACGGGGCGCTCGCTTTCGCGAACTACTTCCAGTGTTGAGGCAATGGGGACGCCACCTGGTAGCCTTGCGGGCACAAGACACGTTCGCCGCCACGACACTGATCTGCTGGCTGCTTCTTCCTGCACCGATTATTGGCGGGCTCCGCCGCCTCAAGAGGAAGCTCACTTTGAAAGCATAG
- a CDS encoding O-antigen ligase family protein: protein MSSYGLNGSGLAESGPPLQAGTLERRTATGSNGWAAWLLLLGSAMPSYMTMYVGGAKFIPARIAISLLLVPALAELFQRGRRLCASDFFVCAASVWMFAAVLQTDQGWSSAAALVLEFSGGYIVARAYFFGRQGLETFVRVLKPVTAAIVAVAVLEHLTRHNVVAALMGLQSTGYEYRYGLLRATSTFPHAILFGSFCAVAGAIFLYSERSFLGRTLYCGLCLFGCVLSMSSAPLMAFGIVLSVYCYDQLLMGQRWRWHALVASLLVFLGIVFLVANKPVSWIVANLTLDPATGYFRVATWESAGYYIDLSPYVGYGFGSYASPDDFFGNASVDSVWLTLALRFGIPLVIFILLANTAAFFPTRRTASIPHNCDAYMSNMRTAFTLGLAMFMFVGLTVHYWNNSWILWGIWIGIRASLKEESITAAESPVLDRRMASADRDLTVATRGFYASR from the coding sequence ATGTCGTCCTACGGCCTCAATGGATCCGGCCTGGCGGAGAGTGGACCGCCACTCCAGGCCGGTACGCTCGAAAGGAGAACCGCGACAGGTTCAAATGGATGGGCGGCATGGCTGCTATTGCTCGGGAGCGCCATGCCCTCGTACATGACAATGTACGTGGGGGGTGCCAAGTTCATTCCGGCGCGGATTGCAATCTCTTTGCTGCTGGTTCCTGCCCTGGCCGAGTTGTTTCAAAGAGGGCGACGGCTATGCGCATCGGATTTCTTCGTATGCGCTGCGTCAGTCTGGATGTTTGCGGCGGTACTGCAAACGGATCAAGGGTGGTCTTCCGCGGCCGCTCTCGTCCTCGAATTTTCCGGCGGCTACATCGTAGCTCGCGCCTACTTTTTTGGGCGCCAGGGATTGGAGACCTTTGTCCGAGTCCTGAAGCCTGTTACCGCAGCGATCGTTGCTGTTGCGGTCCTAGAGCATCTCACCCGGCACAATGTCGTCGCGGCCCTTATGGGCTTGCAGAGCACGGGATATGAGTATCGTTACGGCTTGCTGCGAGCGACCTCAACATTTCCTCACGCGATCCTATTCGGCTCGTTCTGCGCCGTCGCCGGCGCCATTTTTCTGTACTCGGAACGCAGCTTCCTTGGTCGAACTTTGTATTGCGGGCTGTGCCTTTTTGGATGCGTCCTATCAATGTCTTCGGCACCGCTGATGGCATTCGGGATTGTACTATCCGTCTATTGTTACGATCAGCTGCTGATGGGGCAGCGCTGGAGGTGGCACGCCTTGGTGGCAAGCCTTTTGGTGTTCCTTGGAATCGTATTTCTGGTCGCCAACAAGCCAGTCTCTTGGATCGTCGCAAATCTGACGCTCGACCCAGCTACCGGATATTTCCGTGTCGCGACTTGGGAAAGCGCCGGCTACTATATCGATCTCTCTCCTTATGTGGGGTACGGATTTGGTTCGTACGCCTCCCCCGATGATTTCTTTGGCAACGCCTCAGTCGACAGCGTTTGGCTGACCTTGGCGCTCCGGTTTGGTATTCCATTGGTCATATTTATTCTGCTAGCGAATACTGCAGCATTCTTTCCGACCAGGCGGACCGCCAGCATTCCGCACAACTGCGATGCTTACATGAGCAACATGCGTACGGCATTCACATTGGGCCTCGCGATGTTCATGTTCGTGGGATTGACGGTCCATTATTGGAACAACAGTTGGATACTCTGGGGAATATGGATCGGCATCCGCGCGTCGCTGAAGGAGGAGTCCATCACGGCAGCCGAGAGTCCCGTACTCGATCGAAGGATGGCTAGCGCCGATCGTGACCTCACCGTCGCAACTAGGGGATTCTATGCGTCCAGATAA
- a CDS encoding glycosyltransferase family 2 protein — MTDCLTGAVQKGDNTAGKQPSMTIVVCIESGMLEPLTLRMVESLRRFGGRFANLEVIAVTPRSTPALTRETHRRMEELGIKHLRVFPDNPYVWHHYMNKAEAIAAVESRVTTEAIAWIDSDILFLREPNGLELPPGVDFLASAPDAGVIGSRGVTDPNDPFWERSAALIGRVADDLPWLQTGDGHRIRFYWNAGLYVYRRSTRFGREFLADFKTFLDRQVARTHSQVHFMDQVVLGLTVIRLGLAWQALPDSSNFPLCSYLPRNYDGAKVTGVSVLHFHDSMEPKLWNKLLETLVPGHPQIHEWLEPQGPVSVPSSIPSSLAREGLRMVRGARRRAYYARSGFIKAWSPAR; from the coding sequence TTGACCGATTGCCTGACTGGTGCCGTGCAGAAGGGAGACAATACTGCTGGTAAGCAGCCTTCGATGACGATTGTGGTCTGCATCGAGTCGGGGATGCTGGAGCCACTTACGCTGCGCATGGTGGAGAGCCTTCGTCGCTTCGGCGGCCGCTTTGCAAACCTGGAAGTTATTGCCGTCACGCCTCGGTCTACTCCGGCTCTCACGCGAGAGACGCATCGCCGAATGGAGGAGCTTGGCATCAAGCATCTACGTGTCTTTCCCGATAATCCGTATGTCTGGCACCACTATATGAATAAGGCGGAAGCGATTGCGGCCGTCGAGAGCAGGGTCACGACAGAGGCGATCGCGTGGATCGACAGTGATATCCTATTCTTGCGTGAGCCCAATGGTCTTGAACTTCCCCCCGGGGTAGATTTCCTCGCGAGCGCTCCGGATGCCGGAGTGATCGGGTCGAGGGGGGTAACTGATCCAAATGATCCGTTCTGGGAACGGTCCGCTGCACTCATCGGAAGAGTTGCTGACGACCTTCCATGGCTCCAGACGGGCGATGGACATCGGATTAGGTTCTACTGGAATGCGGGCCTCTATGTGTACCGGCGCAGCACGCGGTTCGGCAGAGAGTTTCTCGCCGACTTCAAGACATTCCTTGATCGCCAGGTGGCCAGAACACACTCGCAAGTGCACTTCATGGATCAGGTCGTGCTGGGCTTGACGGTGATCCGGCTTGGGCTGGCTTGGCAAGCACTGCCGGATTCAAGCAACTTCCCCCTGTGTAGCTATCTGCCGAGAAACTATGACGGGGCAAAGGTAACGGGAGTGAGTGTACTTCACTTTCACGATTCCATGGAGCCGAAGCTCTGGAACAAGCTTCTCGAGACGCTCGTACCCGGACATCCGCAAATCCATGAATGGCTCGAGCCTCAGGGTCCGGTCTCCGTGCCATCTTCGATTCCATCCTCGCTTGCGCGCGAAGGTCTCCGAATGGTTCGAGGCGCACGTAGACGCGCCTACTATGCTCGGTCCGGCTTTATCAAAGCTTGGAGTCCGGCGCGATGA
- a CDS encoding class I SAM-dependent methyltransferase, with protein MGIDLTGLRALNFANRVYGFDFRNTVTLGRHEIHFWKQEFRAAQRNSTLAYDQSIAVGLYCEPLLRKLGAENIVSIDASAFEGASLIHDFNLPIPSDMHEKFDTFLDFGSIEHIFDVAQVVDNIVNLVRPGGHVLIATNANGFPAHGLYQYSPEFFYSLFSKRNGFEDTAVFLIKPSRPKRWHLIKPPVALNRRNQIPFEEQTVLVVFSRKVRSVSDLTVQQSDYDATWTSFATGSWAAWDRRNIPRWKSMLHEVMSPFVFRILSYHVKSSQVRRKYRADHIVIDPDSVDPSDFARMIADAASPKPPSRSELNQTEGATQLH; from the coding sequence GTGGGCATCGATCTGACGGGCCTCCGTGCGCTCAACTTCGCAAACCGAGTCTATGGATTCGATTTTCGGAATACGGTCACTCTCGGAAGACACGAGATTCATTTCTGGAAGCAGGAATTCCGTGCGGCTCAGAGGAATTCGACCCTCGCGTACGATCAGTCGATTGCAGTAGGGCTCTACTGCGAGCCCCTCCTTCGCAAGCTTGGTGCCGAGAACATCGTCTCGATTGACGCCTCAGCTTTCGAAGGTGCATCGCTCATACATGATTTCAATCTTCCGATACCGAGCGATATGCATGAAAAGTTCGATACGTTCCTCGACTTCGGGTCGATCGAGCATATCTTCGATGTCGCGCAGGTGGTCGACAACATAGTGAACCTGGTCAGGCCGGGCGGGCACGTCCTTATAGCGACGAATGCAAACGGCTTTCCCGCGCACGGCCTTTACCAGTACTCGCCGGAGTTCTTCTACAGTCTTTTCAGCAAACGAAATGGCTTCGAAGATACCGCTGTCTTTCTGATCAAGCCATCCCGCCCGAAGAGGTGGCATCTGATCAAGCCGCCCGTGGCCCTCAACCGCAGGAATCAGATCCCCTTTGAGGAGCAGACGGTGCTGGTGGTATTCTCGAGAAAGGTCCGCAGCGTTTCCGACTTGACCGTGCAACAGTCAGACTACGATGCGACGTGGACGAGCTTCGCTACCGGAAGCTGGGCCGCCTGGGATAGACGGAATATTCCGAGGTGGAAGAGCATGCTTCATGAGGTCATGAGTCCTTTCGTTTTTCGAATCCTCTCGTATCACGTCAAATCGTCTCAGGTTCGGCGCAAATACCGGGCCGATCATATTGTCATTGATCCGGATTCCGTGGACCCGAGCGACTTCGCGAGAATGATAGCGGACGCGGCATCGCCGAAGCCGCCCTCAAGGAGCGAACTGAATCAGACTGAAGGGGCAACGCAACTGCATTGA
- a CDS encoding class I SAM-dependent methyltransferase: MRSLEHAVESPRAPLLSDLKKQRAAAPEANMSCYFHHMRHEIRPLLPKTATNILEIGAASGQTLRWIRTIYPDAVTTGVEINDAVAEELARNADVAILGSIDECLPRLKKYDLILLLDVLEHLVDAKTVLQNMRGLLQPGGHVVVSVPNVAHLSVAIPLLFKRQFEYQDAGILDRTHLRFFVEDTAIGLMNAAGLKVSKGLISGMQGYKAKTLHRLSFGLLKHHLAKQYIMLGEAIDGEESQKSLSWEIAE; encoded by the coding sequence ATGCGAAGCCTCGAACATGCGGTCGAAAGCCCCCGTGCTCCTCTACTGAGCGATCTGAAAAAGCAACGCGCCGCAGCGCCCGAAGCGAACATGAGCTGCTACTTTCATCACATGCGCCACGAGATACGACCGCTGCTGCCGAAGACCGCAACCAACATCCTTGAGATTGGGGCCGCCTCCGGGCAGACGTTGCGCTGGATCAGAACGATCTATCCCGACGCAGTGACGACGGGCGTCGAGATAAATGACGCGGTCGCAGAGGAACTGGCCCGCAATGCGGATGTCGCGATCTTGGGCAGCATTGATGAATGCCTACCTCGGCTCAAAAAGTATGATCTCATACTGTTGCTCGATGTCCTCGAGCATCTGGTCGATGCGAAAACCGTTCTGCAGAACATGCGAGGACTGCTCCAGCCTGGTGGTCATGTCGTGGTGTCCGTACCAAATGTCGCGCATCTCAGTGTTGCGATTCCGCTTCTGTTCAAGCGCCAGTTTGAATATCAGGATGCGGGTATTCTGGACCGCACCCATCTCAGGTTCTTTGTCGAGGATACGGCGATCGGGCTCATGAACGCCGCGGGCCTGAAAGTCTCCAAGGGTCTGATTTCCGGAATGCAAGGCTACAAGGCAAAGACGCTTCATCGTCTTTCGTTCGGCCTGTTGAAGCATCATCTGGCGAAGCAGTACATCATGCTTGGCGAGGCCATCGATGGCGAGGAGTCTCAGAAGTCGCTTAGCTGGGAGATAGCCGAATGA
- a CDS encoding FkbM family methyltransferase: protein MNLKAVARYFYANVPGVAAIRFAVKDSVAPYFFKPEFHGVRLLCIGSALIVDVGANRGQSTAAFKRLAPNARIIAFEPEPRSAKRLAFRHRRDDAVTILDCALGRRSEVIDFFLPRYGRWECDGMAATSYEEATAWLKNPGRMYRFDAKKLTVQEHRVTCKALDSLDLAPALIKLHAQGAELDILKGAQGTLQQQRPALMCAFTSPAVTEFLSDLGYRPYVYDRGCFRSGTAPLSVTFTWYLTEAHLRASHRARCRTSAFWKTMRRGWYPT from the coding sequence ATGAACTTGAAGGCAGTAGCCCGCTATTTTTATGCCAACGTTCCCGGCGTTGCGGCGATCAGGTTTGCTGTCAAAGACAGTGTTGCGCCGTACTTTTTCAAGCCGGAGTTTCACGGAGTGAGGTTGCTTTGCATCGGAAGCGCCTTGATAGTGGATGTGGGCGCAAACCGAGGCCAGAGCACTGCCGCGTTCAAGCGGCTTGCGCCAAACGCCCGTATCATAGCCTTCGAGCCCGAGCCGCGGTCTGCGAAGCGGCTCGCATTTCGCCATCGCCGAGATGACGCTGTGACCATTCTCGATTGCGCGCTTGGCCGTAGGTCCGAGGTTATCGACTTTTTTCTTCCAAGATACGGACGATGGGAGTGCGATGGAATGGCTGCGACCTCCTACGAGGAGGCGACGGCATGGTTAAAAAATCCGGGAAGGATGTACCGTTTTGACGCGAAGAAGCTAACGGTCCAGGAGCATCGGGTGACGTGCAAAGCTCTCGACTCTCTCGATCTGGCTCCGGCTCTCATCAAGCTTCATGCCCAGGGAGCGGAGCTGGATATCCTCAAGGGTGCGCAAGGAACGTTACAACAGCAGAGACCTGCATTAATGTGTGCGTTTACCTCGCCGGCGGTTACTGAATTCCTGTCTGACCTCGGCTATCGCCCCTACGTCTACGATCGGGGATGCTTTAGGTCGGGAACTGCACCGCTATCTGTAACCTTCACTTGGTACCTGACAGAGGCGCACCTGAGGGCATCTCATCGAGCTAGGTGCAGGACGTCCGCGTTTTGGAAAACTATGCGCCGGGGATGGTACCCGACCTAG
- a CDS encoding glycosyltransferase family 4 protein: MVDRNFGVTIVTPRSRWPLPLVEVIEALPAWKRYFPYGWVKHSASRSMEAAFLSYLDRCRSRRLAAYLWPSASMELLQELKRRDVMVFREQFNCHTRTAKTILDRAYGRIGVAPMHGITDAVVDCETKDLEAVDYIFCPNQPVESSLLENGVSKSKCVETAYGWDPVRLSGKNRLLPSNHGLTAVFVGIIGVRKGAHLILDYWARSGVTGRLVLAGRMEPVIKEKYSDLLARDDVTVLDYVEDVGSLYRSADIFVFPSLEEGGPQVTYEACACGLPVITTTMGAGRIVRNEREGLVLDPYDAVGWIAAIRRLAEDTELRQRMSVAALEHAQRFTWTAVASRRREQIMGRLGYGN; this comes from the coding sequence ATGGTCGATCGGAATTTTGGCGTGACGATCGTCACTCCGCGCAGCCGATGGCCTTTGCCCCTGGTGGAAGTGATCGAGGCCTTGCCCGCTTGGAAGCGGTACTTCCCATATGGCTGGGTGAAGCACAGCGCCAGCCGAAGCATGGAGGCCGCGTTCCTCTCATATCTGGATCGCTGTCGATCGCGCAGGTTGGCTGCCTATCTCTGGCCCAGCGCAAGCATGGAGTTGCTCCAGGAATTGAAACGGCGTGACGTCATGGTTTTTCGAGAGCAGTTCAATTGTCATACCAGGACCGCCAAGACAATTCTTGACCGAGCATATGGCAGGATTGGTGTGGCGCCGATGCATGGGATTACGGACGCGGTGGTTGATTGCGAAACCAAAGATCTTGAGGCCGTGGACTACATATTCTGCCCCAATCAACCGGTCGAAAGTTCGTTGCTTGAGAACGGTGTGTCGAAAAGCAAATGTGTGGAGACAGCATACGGCTGGGACCCAGTTCGCCTTTCGGGAAAGAATCGGCTTCTTCCCTCGAACCATGGTTTGACTGCGGTCTTCGTCGGGATCATTGGCGTGCGAAAGGGAGCCCATTTGATCCTCGATTATTGGGCGAGAAGCGGGGTGACGGGCAGGCTGGTGCTCGCTGGAAGGATGGAGCCAGTCATCAAGGAAAAATACAGCGACTTGCTCGCACGGGATGACGTGACGGTGCTTGACTATGTCGAGGATGTCGGATCGCTTTATCGATCGGCGGACATCTTCGTTTTCCCCTCCTTGGAGGAGGGGGGACCTCAAGTCACTTACGAGGCGTGCGCCTGCGGTCTACCGGTCATAACGACCACCATGGGCGCGGGACGGATCGTCCGAAATGAACGTGAAGGCCTTGTACTGGATCCGTATGATGCAGTTGGTTGGATTGCGGCTATTCGTCGGCTGGCTGAGGATACTGAACTTCGACAACGGATGTCGGTTGCTGCGCTTGAACATGCGCAGCGTTTTACGTGGACCGCGGTCGCTAGCAGGCGCCGCGAGCAAATAATGGGGCGCCTAGGCTATGGCAACTGA
- a CDS encoding glycosyltransferase family 2 protein — protein MATDRAKLAVLIVSYCNPDDVDRCLKSLVHSDWKDFEVFVCENGGKEAFERLMAVVAGPERTLRQLHGGSDLLDQARGRLAAVEKYRFTSRTNIVRLGLAVDNLGYGGGVNAWLEQFLESPGWDAVLVLNPDTEVDSHCLSELMAKAAAGFGMVGATLVFDHVPDKIINYGLHWSSTTGRVVAVGRNAPAGSAPSHKQMSEIDAISGACVLVTRDFVEEVGLMTEDYFLYMEDLDWGRRRGKHRIGFAERAIVRHIGGTAIGSAVDPRKRSYLSVYLSARNSIVYARREAGWRWGLHFAFGLLYATRYVAMGAPTAAKITVRGLIDGVLGKTGKPDASLRLHVFG, from the coding sequence ATGGCAACTGATCGCGCCAAACTTGCGGTGCTCATCGTCTCGTATTGCAATCCGGATGACGTTGATCGCTGTCTGAAGTCGTTGGTTCATTCTGATTGGAAGGATTTCGAGGTCTTCGTCTGTGAGAACGGTGGGAAGGAAGCGTTCGAGCGGTTGATGGCGGTAGTTGCCGGTCCAGAGCGAACGCTCCGGCAGTTGCACGGCGGCTCGGATCTTCTGGATCAAGCCAGAGGAAGACTGGCCGCCGTCGAAAAATATCGATTTACGAGCAGGACAAATATCGTTCGGCTTGGACTTGCGGTGGATAATCTGGGCTATGGCGGTGGTGTCAACGCGTGGCTCGAGCAATTCCTTGAAAGCCCGGGCTGGGATGCGGTGCTCGTTCTCAATCCCGACACCGAAGTGGACAGCCATTGCTTGTCCGAACTAATGGCGAAGGCTGCCGCAGGTTTTGGTATGGTTGGTGCGACCTTGGTGTTCGATCACGTGCCGGATAAAATCATCAACTACGGTCTTCATTGGTCTTCCACGACGGGCCGTGTCGTAGCAGTTGGTCGGAACGCTCCGGCGGGGAGTGCTCCGTCGCACAAGCAGATGTCTGAGATTGACGCGATCAGCGGTGCTTGCGTTCTGGTCACTCGCGATTTCGTTGAAGAGGTCGGCCTGATGACTGAAGATTACTTCCTCTACATGGAGGATCTGGACTGGGGGCGTCGCCGTGGCAAGCATCGGATCGGCTTTGCAGAAAGAGCGATCGTACGGCACATCGGGGGCACGGCTATCGGCTCTGCCGTAGATCCGAGGAAACGCTCCTACTTGTCGGTGTACCTGTCTGCCCGCAATAGCATTGTCTACGCTCGCAGGGAGGCGGGATGGCGATGGGGCCTCCATTTTGCTTTCGGCTTGTTGTACGCGACCAGATACGTCGCCATGGGGGCTCCAACCGCCGCGAAGATCACGGTCAGGGGACTGATAGACGGAGTGCTGGGAAAGACCGGAAAGCCGGACGCTTCCCTGCGATTGCACGTGTTTGGCTAG
- a CDS encoding phosphatase PAP2 family protein, producing MKRQLANNQTTSSVISITPAEAARPPRDRMSKSTSFAPAVALAAAIFGLPLLAARFSGTVSGAWDRDLLLRLNSFAATDSLYVWELANNSLFRGFPIFFSMLALWFAGDDRERRSRMLTGLIAVCLATVLSVWIQFHFVTHIRPLLDPAFPLNVADPRWSLDWDRRDSFPSDTSTLFFALATLILIENRLVGLLCFLWVAVIIALPRIIFGWHYPSDVVGSLVLGPSCVLLFYAIPYPRALFERMLIRLRDHMYIVHALLFIFLSDASMLFVSLQKLGKDLVRLLG from the coding sequence ATGAAACGGCAGCTCGCGAACAACCAGACGACGTCATCTGTGATCTCGATCACGCCCGCGGAGGCCGCGCGCCCCCCCCGGGATAGAATGTCGAAAAGCACATCGTTCGCGCCAGCAGTTGCGCTCGCCGCTGCAATCTTCGGATTGCCGCTTCTTGCGGCGAGGTTTAGCGGGACGGTAAGCGGCGCATGGGATCGGGACCTCCTTCTCAGGCTCAACTCGTTCGCTGCAACTGACTCGCTATACGTATGGGAACTTGCCAACAATTCCTTGTTCAGGGGATTTCCGATATTCTTCTCAATGCTCGCCTTGTGGTTCGCGGGCGATGACCGAGAACGGCGCAGCCGGATGCTCACAGGACTTATTGCGGTTTGCCTTGCGACCGTTCTCTCCGTCTGGATACAATTTCATTTTGTCACTCACATTCGTCCGCTTCTGGACCCAGCGTTTCCTTTGAATGTAGCCGATCCGCGATGGAGTTTGGATTGGGACCGCAGAGACTCGTTCCCCAGCGATACCTCGACACTATTCTTTGCACTAGCCACACTGATCCTCATAGAGAATCGATTGGTCGGACTGCTTTGCTTTCTCTGGGTCGCCGTCATTATAGCGTTGCCGCGGATCATCTTCGGATGGCACTATCCGAGCGACGTAGTCGGCTCCCTCGTCTTAGGACCGTCGTGCGTCTTACTCTTCTACGCAATTCCATATCCGCGAGCGCTATTCGAGCGCATGCTGATCCGACTTCGGGATCACATGTATATAGTCCATGCACTTCTGTTCATTTTCTTGAGTGACGCGTCCATGTTGTTCGTTAGTTTACAGAAGCTCGGAAAAGATCTTGTGCGGCTGTTGGGCTAG